A window from Pseudomonas sp. MRSN 12121 encodes these proteins:
- a CDS encoding MFS transporter, whose product MTYRYKVAVVFLIGFFIDCINIFMSAVALPSIAHDLHVNTSTVAWVANAYILGLTLIIPLSTWLAGRFGGRATLTASMLLFSLAVWQCGLAESFHELVFWRFVQGLGGGLLIPVGQALTFNLFQGEQRARISTLVMAVALIAPAISPTVGGAIVDSSSWRWVFHCNLPFSLIAAGLSWRWIERTRPGPLARPDIQGLLLVATALGSVLLGLSLYGGDYPPLAAPGCLLIGIACALGYARHYRRCDNAIVELSLLKSRNLSTSILIYYAIPGMFTGVNLLSIFFLQDSLHFSARSTGLFMILYASGAFIAMLACGRFYNRLGARCLFVLGLLLHSAGIATLYAVDSAADLPLIVIAYCLMGVGGGIGANTAQTTSLMDFSGTDTHKGSVIWNINRQMSFSIGAALLLMIDNVLRAHLDSPRAEHLSFAIAALIGLLPLLRLSRTLPRPPLPRPTLPEKRHAQSPR is encoded by the coding sequence ATGACCTATCGCTACAAAGTCGCTGTGGTTTTCCTCATCGGATTCTTTATCGACTGCATCAACATCTTCATGTCGGCGGTGGCGTTACCGAGCATCGCCCATGACCTGCACGTGAACACCTCGACCGTGGCCTGGGTGGCCAACGCCTATATCCTCGGCCTGACCTTGATCATTCCGCTGAGCACCTGGCTGGCCGGGCGGTTCGGCGGCCGCGCCACCCTCACCGCCTCGATGCTGCTGTTCAGCCTCGCCGTCTGGCAGTGCGGGCTGGCCGAGAGCTTCCATGAACTGGTGTTCTGGCGTTTCGTCCAGGGCCTCGGCGGTGGCTTGCTGATCCCGGTGGGCCAGGCGCTGACGTTCAACCTGTTCCAGGGCGAACAGCGGGCCCGGATCTCCACCCTGGTGATGGCCGTCGCCCTGATCGCCCCGGCCATTTCGCCCACCGTCGGCGGCGCGATCGTCGACAGCAGCTCCTGGCGCTGGGTCTTCCACTGCAACCTGCCGTTCTCGCTGATCGCCGCCGGCCTGTCCTGGCGGTGGATCGAGCGAACCCGGCCCGGTCCGCTGGCGCGCCCGGACATCCAGGGCCTGCTGCTGGTCGCCACGGCCCTGGGCAGCGTGCTGCTGGGCCTGTCGCTGTACGGCGGCGACTACCCGCCGCTGGCCGCCCCGGGTTGCCTGCTGATCGGCATCGCCTGCGCGCTGGGGTATGCCCGGCACTACCGTCGCTGCGACAACGCGATCGTCGAACTGAGCCTGCTCAAGAGCCGCAACCTCAGCACCTCGATCCTCATCTATTACGCCATCCCCGGGATGTTCACCGGGGTTAACCTGCTGAGCATCTTTTTCCTGCAGGACAGCCTGCACTTCAGCGCCCGGTCGACCGGCCTGTTCATGATCCTCTACGCCAGCGGCGCCTTCATCGCCATGCTGGCCTGCGGTCGCTTCTACAACCGCCTCGGCGCCCGGTGCCTGTTCGTCCTCGGCCTGCTGCTGCACAGCGCCGGCATCGCCACCCTGTACGCGGTGGACAGCGCCGCCGACCTGCCGCTCATCGTCATCGCCTACTGCCTGATGGGCGTCGGCGGCGGCATCGGCGCCAACACCGCGCAAACCACGTCGCTGATGGACTTCTCCGGCACCGACACCCACAAGGGCAGCGTGATCTGGAACATCAACCGGCAGATGTCCTTCAGCATCGGCGCCGCGCTGCTGCTGATGATCGACAACGTGCTGCGCGCCCACCTGGACTCCCCTCGGGCCGAGCACCTGAGCTTCGCCATCGCCGCCTTGATCGGCCTGTTACCCCTGCTGCGGCTAAGCCGCACCTTGCCACGCCCACCCTTGCCACGCCCCACCTTGCCAGAGAAACGTCATGCCCAATCCCCTCGTTGA
- a CDS encoding LysR family transcriptional regulator, whose protein sequence is MHLQLNRIQTFLAVVDFASYTRAAHYLGISKAMASLHVKALEEALSATLLIRNTRHVSLTDTGQAFYDEFKIIVADIDNAFEHVRHGVNRVAGKLRISSTSEYGEKYILPILAQFTERYPQVRISYNFNSSLNDLVAEKLDLVIRLGNLADSAFKSRKLADYEIVLVASADFLARYPVNVPQDLNGVPWIANSNLSGPTQWTLSHPRQERVDVSGPTHFESNSSTAIRAMTLSSLGVSVLPGWMVEDDLASGRLVRLLPEYALPSQAVSVVFPNSAHVPRKTRAFIDFLLLHLGQ, encoded by the coding sequence CTGCACCTGCAGCTGAACCGGATCCAGACCTTTCTCGCGGTCGTCGATTTCGCTTCCTATACCCGCGCCGCCCATTACCTGGGTATCAGCAAGGCCATGGCCAGCCTGCATGTGAAGGCGCTGGAGGAGGCCCTGTCGGCGACCCTGCTGATCCGCAATACCCGCCATGTCTCGCTGACGGACACCGGCCAGGCGTTTTATGACGAGTTCAAAATTATTGTCGCGGACATTGACAATGCCTTTGAGCATGTCCGGCATGGGGTCAACCGAGTGGCGGGGAAGTTGCGCATCAGCTCGACGAGCGAATATGGCGAGAAATACATCTTGCCGATCCTGGCGCAGTTCACCGAGCGTTATCCGCAAGTGCGCATCAGCTACAACTTCAACTCTTCGTTGAACGACCTGGTGGCGGAAAAGCTCGATCTGGTGATTCGCCTGGGCAACCTCGCCGACTCGGCGTTCAAGAGCCGCAAGCTGGCCGATTATGAAATCGTGCTGGTGGCCAGCGCGGACTTCCTGGCGCGCTATCCGGTCAACGTACCCCAGGACTTGAACGGCGTGCCGTGGATCGCCAACAGCAACCTGTCGGGGCCTACCCAGTGGACCCTCAGCCACCCGCGGCAGGAGCGGGTCGACGTCAGTGGGCCGACGCATTTCGAGTCCAACTCTTCCACCGCCATTCGCGCCATGACCCTGTCGTCCCTGGGGGTGTCGGTACTGCCCGGCTGGATGGTCGAGGACGATCTGGCCAGCGGCCGCCTGGTGCGCCTGCTGCCCGAATATGCCCTGCCTTCGCAGGCGGTGAGCGTGGTGTTCCCCAACAGCGCGCATGTGCCACGCAAGACACGAGCGTTCATCGATTTCCTGTTGCTGCATCTGGGGCAGTGA
- a CDS encoding GNAT family N-acetyltransferase: MPLQSLTSLSAVDPQQWDGLLGDGQPFLRHAFLSALEDSGSLGPRSGWQAEHLLHVRDGRLIAALPSYRKWHSYGEYVFDHGWAEACERAGIEYYPKLLSAVPFSPVSGARLLTAAGEDGLELLQSLPGYLEIEGLSSAHINFTDAFADAALAGQPGWLQRLGCQFHWQNRGYRDFQDFLDALSSRKRKQMRKEREQVAGQGIEFEWLEGRQLSEAQWDFVYACYANTYAVRRQTPYLTRAFFSLLAERMPQAIRVVLARQHARPVAMAFSLIGGDSFYGRYWGCLAEFDRLHFETCFYQGMDYAIAQGVQRFDAGAQGEHKLIRGFEPVITRSWHYLRHPGLATAVADFLERERVGVLAYAEEARAALPYRQA, encoded by the coding sequence ATGCCGTTGCAATCCTTGACCAGCCTGTCCGCCGTCGATCCGCAGCAATGGGACGGCCTGCTCGGTGACGGCCAGCCGTTTCTGCGCCACGCCTTTCTCAGCGCGCTGGAGGACAGCGGCAGCCTCGGCCCGCGTTCCGGCTGGCAAGCCGAGCACCTGCTGCATGTGCGGGACGGACGCTTGATCGCGGCGCTGCCCAGCTACCGCAAATGGCATTCCTACGGCGAGTACGTGTTCGACCATGGCTGGGCCGAAGCCTGCGAGCGGGCGGGTATCGAGTATTACCCCAAGCTGCTGAGCGCCGTGCCGTTCAGCCCGGTCAGCGGCGCGCGCTTGCTGACGGCGGCCGGCGAGGATGGCCTGGAGCTGTTGCAGAGCCTGCCCGGTTACCTGGAGATCGAAGGGCTTTCCAGCGCCCATATCAATTTCACCGACGCCTTCGCCGATGCCGCCCTGGCCGGGCAGCCCGGCTGGTTGCAACGCCTGGGGTGCCAGTTCCATTGGCAGAACCGCGGCTATCGGGATTTCCAGGATTTTCTCGACGCCTTGAGTTCGCGCAAGCGCAAGCAGATGCGCAAGGAGCGCGAGCAGGTGGCGGGGCAGGGCATCGAGTTCGAGTGGCTCGAAGGCCGGCAGCTCAGCGAGGCGCAGTGGGATTTCGTCTATGCCTGCTACGCCAATACCTATGCGGTGCGGCGCCAGACGCCGTACCTAACCCGGGCCTTTTTCAGCCTGCTGGCCGAGCGCATGCCGCAGGCCATCCGCGTGGTCCTGGCCAGGCAGCACGCCAGGCCGGTGGCCATGGCGTTCAGCCTGATCGGTGGCGACAGTTTCTACGGGCGCTACTGGGGTTGTCTGGCGGAGTTCGACCGCCTGCATTTCGAGACCTGTTTCTACCAGGGCATGGACTACGCGATCGCCCAGGGCGTGCAGCGTTTCGACGCCGGGGCCCAGGGCGAGCACAAGCTGATCCGGGGGTTCGAGCCGGTGATTACCCGCTCCTGGCACTACCTGCGCCATCCGGGGCTGGCGACGGCGGTGGCGGACTTTCTCGAGCGTGAACGGGTAGGGGTGCTGGCCTACGCCGAGGAGGCGAGGGCCGCGCTGCCGTACCGGCAGGCGTGA
- the aqpZ gene encoding aquaporin Z has translation MSLFKRSVTELLGTFWLVMGGCGSAVLAAAFPQVGIGLLGVSLAFGLTVLTMAFAIGHISGCHLNPAVSVGLVVGGRFPLKELPAYVIAQVIGAVIAAALLYFIASGKPGFELAGGLASNGYGEHSPGGYSLAAGFASEVVMTGMFVVIILGATDKRAPAGFAPIAIGLALTLIHLISIPVTNTSVNPARSTGPALIVGGWAIQQLWLFWLAPILGAIVGGGIYRWLGSEDH, from the coding sequence ATGTCGCTGTTCAAACGTTCAGTCACAGAGTTACTGGGTACCTTCTGGCTGGTAATGGGTGGTTGTGGCAGTGCGGTGCTGGCGGCCGCGTTCCCGCAGGTCGGGATCGGCCTGCTGGGGGTGTCGCTGGCGTTCGGCCTGACCGTCCTGACGATGGCGTTCGCCATCGGTCATATCTCCGGCTGTCATCTCAACCCTGCGGTGTCCGTCGGCCTGGTGGTGGGCGGGCGCTTTCCGCTCAAGGAACTGCCGGCCTACGTGATCGCGCAAGTGATAGGCGCGGTGATCGCCGCGGCGCTGCTGTACTTCATCGCCAGCGGCAAGCCCGGCTTCGAGCTGGCCGGCGGGCTCGCGTCCAACGGCTATGGCGAACATTCGCCGGGCGGCTACTCGCTGGCGGCGGGCTTTGCCAGCGAAGTGGTGATGACCGGGATGTTCGTGGTGATCATCCTCGGCGCCACCGATAAGCGCGCGCCGGCAGGGTTTGCCCCGATCGCCATCGGCCTGGCGCTGACCCTGATCCACCTGATCTCGATTCCAGTGACCAACACCTCGGTCAACCCGGCGCGCAGCACCGGGCCGGCGCTGATCGTCGGCGGCTGGGCGATCCAGCAACTGTGGCTGTTCTGGCTGGCGCCGATCCTCGGCGCGATAGTCGGCGGCGGGATCTATCGCTGGCTGGGCAGCGAAGACCACTGA
- a CDS encoding ABC transporter ATP-binding protein — protein MLYRRFEQLIDIFRDAPTAAPPNRVLPFYLYYIKQVWPSFVALLVVGLFVALIEVSLFSYLSTIIDLAQGTPNVEVFKTHGLELAWMAVVALIFRPLFVALHDLLVHQTISPGMTSLIRWQNHSYVLKQSLGFFQNDFAGRIAQRIMQTGNSLRDSSVQAVDALWHVLIYAVSSLVLFAEADWRLMIPLLVWIAGYIGALRYFVPRVKERAVISSDANSKLVGRIVDGYTNITTLKLFAHTHFEQNYAREAIGEQTEKSQLAGRVITSMDVAITAMNGLLIVSTTGLALWLWTQSLITVGAIALATGLVIRIVNMSGWIMWVVNGIFENIGMVQDGLQTIAQPISVSDREQAPRLAVASGEVRFEHVDFHYGKKAGVISDLNLTIRPGEKIGLIGPSGAGKSTLVNLLLRLYDLEGGRILIDHQNIADVTQESLRERIGMITQDTSLLHRSIRDNLLYGKPDATDEELWEAVRKARADEFIPLLSDAQGRTGFDAHVGERGVKLSGGQRQRIAIARVLLKDAPILIMDEATSALDSEVEAAIQESLETLMQGKTVIAIAHRLSTIARMDRLVVLEKGRIAESGSHAELLAHGGLYARLWQHQTGGFVGID, from the coding sequence ATGCTCTATCGTCGTTTTGAACAACTGATCGATATTTTCCGCGACGCTCCCACTGCCGCTCCCCCCAACCGCGTACTGCCCTTCTACCTCTACTACATCAAGCAAGTCTGGCCGAGCTTCGTCGCCCTGCTGGTGGTCGGCCTGTTCGTCGCGCTGATCGAGGTGTCGCTGTTCAGCTACCTGAGCACCATCATCGACCTGGCCCAGGGCACGCCCAACGTCGAGGTATTCAAGACCCACGGCCTGGAACTGGCCTGGATGGCGGTGGTGGCGCTGATCTTCCGCCCGCTGTTCGTCGCCCTGCATGACCTGCTGGTGCACCAGACCATCAGCCCGGGCATGACCAGCCTGATCCGCTGGCAGAACCACAGCTACGTGCTCAAGCAGAGCCTGGGCTTCTTCCAGAACGACTTCGCCGGGCGCATCGCCCAGCGCATCATGCAGACCGGCAATTCGCTGCGCGACTCGTCGGTGCAGGCGGTCGACGCCCTGTGGCACGTGCTGATCTATGCCGTCAGTTCCCTGGTGCTGTTCGCCGAGGCCGACTGGCGCCTGATGATCCCGCTGCTGGTCTGGATCGCCGGCTACATCGGCGCCCTGCGCTACTTCGTGCCACGGGTGAAGGAGCGCGCGGTGATTTCCTCCGACGCCAACTCCAAGCTGGTAGGCAGGATCGTCGACGGCTACACCAACATCACCACCTTGAAGCTGTTCGCCCACACCCACTTCGAGCAGAACTACGCCCGTGAGGCCATCGGCGAGCAGACCGAAAAAAGCCAGCTGGCCGGACGCGTCATCACCAGCATGGACGTGGCGATCACCGCCATGAACGGCCTGCTGATCGTCTCCACCACGGGCCTGGCCCTGTGGCTGTGGACCCAGTCGCTGATCACGGTGGGCGCCATCGCCCTGGCCACCGGCCTGGTGATCCGCATCGTCAACATGTCCGGCTGGATCATGTGGGTGGTCAACGGCATCTTCGAGAACATCGGCATGGTCCAGGACGGCTTGCAGACCATCGCCCAGCCCATCAGCGTCAGCGACCGCGAGCAGGCGCCGCGCCTGGCGGTGGCCAGCGGCGAAGTGCGGTTCGAGCATGTGGACTTCCACTACGGGAAGAAAGCCGGGGTCATCAGCGATCTCAACCTGACCATTCGCCCGGGGGAAAAGATCGGCCTGATCGGCCCCTCCGGCGCCGGCAAGTCGACCCTGGTCAACCTGCTGCTGCGGCTCTACGACCTGGAAGGCGGACGCATCCTGATCGACCACCAGAACATCGCCGACGTGACCCAGGAAAGCCTGCGCGAACGGATCGGCATGATCACCCAGGACACCTCGCTGCTGCACCGCTCGATCCGTGACAACCTGTTGTACGGCAAGCCCGACGCCACCGACGAGGAGCTCTGGGAAGCCGTGCGCAAGGCCCGGGCCGACGAGTTCATCCCGCTGCTGTCCGACGCCCAGGGCCGTACCGGCTTCGACGCCCACGTCGGCGAACGCGGGGTCAAGCTGTCCGGCGGCCAGCGCCAGCGCATCGCGATTGCCCGGGTGCTGCTCAAGGACGCGCCGATCCTGATCATGGACGAAGCCACCTCGGCCCTGGACTCGGAAGTCGAGGCGGCGATCCAGGAAAGTCTGGAGACCCTGATGCAGGGCAAGACCGTGATCGCCATCGCCCACCGGCTCTCGACCATCGCCCGCATGGACCGCCTGGTGGTCCTGGAAAAAGGCCGCATCGCCGAAAGCGGCAGCCATGCCGAGCTGCTGGCCCACGGCGGCCTTTACGCGCGCCTGTGGCAGCACCAGACCGGCGGTTTCGTCGGTATCGACTGA
- a CDS encoding peptidylprolyl isomerase: protein MLKKIALVAGSVLFTANLMAAQPAKAPHVLLDTSFGKIEVELDPVKAPISSKNFLDYVDSGFYTNTIFHRVIPGFMVQGGGFTAQMVQKETRDPIKNEAGNGLHNVRGTLSMARTSNPNSATSQFFINVADNAFLDPGRDAGYAVFAKVVSGMDVVDQIVNSQTTTKQGMQNVPVDPVLIKSAKRLD from the coding sequence ATGCTGAAAAAAATCGCCCTCGTCGCCGGCTCCGTTCTGTTCACGGCCAACCTGATGGCCGCCCAACCGGCCAAGGCGCCCCATGTGCTGCTGGACACCAGCTTCGGCAAGATCGAAGTCGAACTCGACCCGGTCAAGGCGCCCATCTCCAGCAAGAACTTCCTCGACTACGTGGATAGCGGCTTCTACACCAACACCATCTTCCACCGGGTGATCCCGGGGTTCATGGTCCAGGGCGGCGGTTTCACCGCGCAGATGGTGCAGAAGGAAACCCGCGACCCGATCAAGAACGAAGCCGGCAACGGCCTGCATAACGTACGCGGCACCCTGTCCATGGCCCGCACCTCGAACCCGAACTCGGCCACCAGCCAGTTCTTCATCAACGTCGCCGACAACGCCTTCCTCGATCCGGGCCGCGATGCCGGCTACGCGGTGTTCGCCAAGGTGGTGAGCGGCATGGACGTGGTCGACCAGATCGTCAATTCGCAGACCACCACCAAGCAAGGCATGCAGAACGTGCCCGTCGACCCGGTGCTGATCAAGTCGGCCAAGCGCCTCGACTGA
- a CDS encoding alpha/beta fold hydrolase, which produces MAYFEHEGSTLHYEEYGHGEPLVLVHGLGSSTCDWEKQIPELSAHYRLILPDVRGHGRSDKPREPYSIAGFSADLIALLDHLNLARVHLAGLSMGGMIAFQVAVDQPQRLKSLCIVNSAPEVKIRGAGDAWQWFKRWSLMRLLSLETIGVALAGKLFPKPEQAELRQKMAERWAKNDKRAYLASFDAIVGWGVQERLSQVACPTLVISADHDYTPVALKETYVKLLPAGRLVVIADSRHATPLDQPQRFNQTLLEFLTAVDTTTQDH; this is translated from the coding sequence ATGGCCTATTTCGAACACGAAGGCAGCACCCTGCACTACGAGGAATACGGCCATGGCGAACCGCTGGTGCTGGTTCACGGGCTTGGCTCCAGCACCTGCGACTGGGAGAAGCAGATCCCCGAACTGTCCGCCCATTACCGGCTGATCCTGCCCGACGTGCGTGGCCATGGGCGCTCCGACAAGCCCCGCGAGCCCTACAGCATCGCCGGCTTCAGCGCCGACCTGATCGCCCTGCTGGACCACCTGAACCTTGCGCGCGTGCACCTGGCGGGCCTGTCCATGGGCGGCATGATCGCCTTCCAGGTCGCGGTGGACCAGCCGCAGCGGCTCAAGAGCCTGTGCATCGTCAACAGCGCGCCCGAGGTGAAAATCCGTGGCGCCGGCGATGCCTGGCAATGGTTCAAGCGCTGGAGCCTGATGCGCCTGCTCAGCCTGGAAACCATCGGTGTCGCCCTGGCCGGCAAGCTGTTTCCCAAACCGGAACAGGCCGAGCTGCGGCAAAAGATGGCCGAGCGCTGGGCAAAAAACGACAAACGTGCTTATCTCGCAAGCTTCGATGCCATCGTTGGCTGGGGCGTCCAGGAACGACTTTCGCAAGTTGCCTGTCCAACCCTGGTCATCAGCGCCGACCACGACTACACGCCGGTCGCCCTGAAAGAAACCTATGTGAAACTGCTGCCCGCCGGGCGCCTGGTGGTGATCGCCGATTCGCGTCACGCCACGCCGCTGGACCAGCCGCAACGCTTCAACCAGACCCTGCTCGAATTTCTAACCGCAGTCGACACCACCACCCAGGACCACTGA
- a CDS encoding LysR family transcriptional regulator, producing the protein MKAPRVTLDQWRTLQAVVDHGGFAQAAEALHRSQSSVSYTVARMQEQLGVPLLRIDGRKAVLTEAGGVLLRRSRQLVKQASQLEDLAHHMEQGWEAEVRLVVDAAYPNARLVRALTAFMPQSRGCRVRLREEVLSGVEEVLLEGVADLAISGFNIPGYLGTEMSAVEFVAVAHPEHALHRLNRELSFQDLESQLQVVIRDSGRQQPRDVGWLGAEQRWTVGSLATAATFVGSGLGFAWLPRHMIERELREGLLKVLPLDQGGSRHPTFYLYSNKDKPLGPATQILVELLRTFDTAPLDAPFAAPQQA; encoded by the coding sequence ATGAAAGCGCCCCGCGTTACCCTCGATCAATGGCGAACGCTGCAGGCCGTGGTCGATCACGGCGGTTTCGCCCAGGCAGCCGAAGCGCTGCATCGTTCGCAATCCTCTGTCAGTTACACCGTGGCACGCATGCAGGAACAACTGGGCGTGCCGCTGTTGCGCATCGACGGGCGCAAGGCCGTGCTCACCGAAGCCGGCGGCGTATTGCTGCGCCGCTCGCGGCAACTGGTGAAGCAGGCCAGCCAGCTCGAAGACCTGGCCCACCACATGGAACAGGGCTGGGAAGCCGAAGTGCGCCTGGTGGTGGATGCCGCCTACCCCAACGCGCGCCTGGTCCGCGCCCTGACCGCCTTCATGCCGCAAAGCCGCGGCTGCCGGGTGCGCCTGCGCGAGGAAGTGTTGTCCGGCGTCGAGGAGGTGCTGCTCGAGGGCGTGGCCGACCTGGCCATCAGCGGCTTCAATATCCCCGGTTACCTGGGCACCGAAATGAGCGCGGTGGAGTTCGTCGCCGTGGCCCATCCGGAGCACGCCTTGCACCGGCTCAACCGCGAACTGAGCTTCCAGGACCTGGAAAGCCAGTTGCAGGTGGTGATCCGCGACTCCGGCCGCCAGCAACCGCGGGACGTCGGCTGGCTCGGCGCCGAACAGCGCTGGACCGTCGGCAGCCTGGCCACCGCCGCCACCTTCGTCGGCAGCGGCCTGGGCTTCGCCTGGCTGCCGCGGCACATGATCGAGCGCGAGCTGCGGGAGGGCCTGCTCAAGGTGTTGCCGTTGGACCAGGGTGGCAGCCGGCACCCGACGTTCTACCTGTATTCGAACAAGGACAAACCCCTGGGCCCGGCCACGCAGATCCTCGTCGAGCTGCTGCGCACCTTCGACACCGCGCCGCTGGATGCGCCGTTCGCCGCCCCGCAGCAAGCCTGA
- a CDS encoding FMN-dependent NADH-azoreductase codes for MSRVLIIESSARQQDSISRQLTQTFIQQWQAAHPGDQITVRDLATSPVPHLDSNLLGGWMKPAEQRNELEEASLQRSNELTDELLAADVLVMAAPMYNFAIPSTLKAWLDHVLRAGVTFKYTETGPQGLLNGKRAYVLTARGGIYAGSATDHQEPYLRQVMGFVGIHEVEFIHAEGMNLGGDFHEKGLNQANAKLAQIA; via the coding sequence ATGTCCCGCGTTCTGATCATCGAAAGCAGTGCCCGTCAGCAGGATTCGATTTCCCGCCAACTGACCCAGACCTTCATCCAGCAATGGCAAGCGGCCCACCCCGGCGACCAGATCACCGTACGTGACCTGGCGACCAGCCCGGTGCCGCACCTGGACAGCAACCTGCTGGGCGGCTGGATGAAACCCGCCGAGCAGCGCAACGAACTCGAAGAGGCCTCGCTGCAACGCTCCAACGAACTGACCGATGAATTGCTGGCCGCCGATGTGCTGGTGATGGCCGCGCCGATGTACAACTTCGCTATCCCGAGCACCCTGAAAGCCTGGCTGGACCACGTGCTGCGCGCCGGCGTGACGTTCAAGTACACCGAGACCGGTCCCCAGGGCCTGCTCAACGGCAAGCGGGCCTACGTGCTGACCGCCCGTGGCGGCATCTACGCCGGCAGCGCCACGGACCACCAGGAACCCTACCTGCGCCAGGTCATGGGTTTCGTCGGGATCCATGAAGTCGAGTTCATCCATGCCGAAGGCATGAACCTGGGCGGCGACTTCCACGAGAAGGGCCTGAACCAGGCCAACGCCAAGCTGGCCCAGATCGCCTGA
- a CDS encoding carboxylate/amino acid/amine transporter: MGYLLFVTLIQAFSFNLIGEYLAGHVDSYFAVLVRVLLAGLVFIPLTRWRSVEPAFLRGMLLIGALQFGVTYVCLYLSFRVLTVPEVLLFTILTPLHVTLIEDALNRRFNPWGLLAALVAVAGAAVIRYDRISPDFFMGFLLLQLANFTYAAGQVLYKHLVARHPSDLPHYRRFGYFYLGALLVVLPAFLLFGKSNFLPEAPLQWAVLLFLGLVATALGLYWWNKGACLVNGATLAVMNNLHVPVGLLLNLLIWNQHEELGRLFLGGTVILLAVWISRRGMKTVSP; the protein is encoded by the coding sequence ATGGGCTATCTACTGTTTGTCACGCTGATCCAGGCGTTTTCCTTCAACCTGATCGGCGAATACCTGGCCGGGCATGTCGACAGCTATTTCGCGGTACTGGTGCGGGTGCTGCTGGCCGGCCTGGTGTTCATCCCGCTGACTCGCTGGCGCTCGGTGGAACCGGCGTTCCTGCGCGGCATGCTGCTGATCGGCGCCTTGCAGTTCGGGGTCACCTACGTCTGCCTGTACCTCAGTTTCCGCGTGCTGACGGTGCCGGAGGTGCTGTTGTTCACCATCCTCACGCCGCTGCACGTGACCCTGATCGAAGACGCCCTCAACCGCCGTTTCAATCCCTGGGGCCTGCTGGCGGCGCTGGTCGCCGTGGCCGGCGCGGCGGTGATCCGCTACGACCGCATTAGCCCGGATTTCTTCATGGGCTTCTTGCTGCTGCAACTGGCCAACTTCACCTATGCCGCCGGGCAGGTGCTGTACAAGCACCTGGTGGCGCGCCATCCGAGCGACCTGCCGCACTACCGGCGTTTCGGCTACTTCTACCTGGGAGCATTGCTGGTGGTGTTGCCGGCCTTCCTGCTGTTCGGCAAGTCGAACTTCCTGCCTGAGGCGCCGCTGCAATGGGCGGTATTGCTGTTTCTCGGGCTGGTCGCCACCGCGCTGGGGCTGTACTGGTGGAACAAGGGCGCCTGCCTGGTCAATGGCGCGACCCTGGCGGTGATGAACAACCTGCATGTGCCGGTGGGGCTGCTGCTCAACCTGCTGATCTGGAACCAGCATGAAGAGCTGGGGCGCCTGTTCCTGGGCGGGACGGTGATTCTGCTGGCGGTGTGGATCAGCCGTCGCGGCATGAAAACCGTTTCCCCGTAG